The Gossypium arboreum isolate Shixiya-1 chromosome 4, ASM2569848v2, whole genome shotgun sequence DNA segment tcgtaataattagcgggattacggaccatacctcttatggagtctttttctcaatggcaacggatggagatcggttgatcaaaaacatgcgatgagaggtcgcttcgcccaaaatgactttgtaagttggcatttgacaacatacatcgaaccttctccatgatcgttcgttcattcgcttcgcaacgccgtttttttgtggagtatgacgaacgtcaagtgtctcatgatccttcgacttgcacaatctattaaactcatcgagcgtaactctaagccattatgcatgcagaggtattttatctgcttttccgtctgctttttcaatcataattttccaagacttaaatgtggaaaacacatcgcttttcgcttcggaagaacgcccaaactttttcggaaaatcatcaataaaggttagcatataattagctccacctctcgaaggcactctggacggccccacagatcgtaatggatatactccaacgcttccttcgtgttatggattcctctagtgaatcgaactctctttgcttcccaaaacacggtgctcacgaaattcggtttgcaaattccttgcccattaagaagtcctctttgcttaatttcgccatgccattctcactcatatgccctaggcgcatatgccaaagtttagtaatatcatcatcgacaaggaagagaagcggcaattgcatcaccaagaatgaGAGAACcttgtaaaacatataacttggcaatctttctttgccctttcatcacaacaagggaccctttgaaatctttaaaaccccactttcactgtGTATCtgccttttgaatcaagagtactcaacgaaattaaatttcttttcaattcggaacatgccgcacgtcactaagtgttcgacaactccatcaaacatcttaactttaattgttccaacaccgcgattttacatgaagcattatttcccatcaaaacaacaccttgagatcttgtttcataagttgtaaaccaatcccgattgggactcatgtggaaggtgcaaactgaatcaagtatccactcctcgcttactttagaatcattgatgaagcaactagaagttcaccatcgttgtagtcttctacaacatcgacttcaccgaatttttcgtttgttttccttttgattcgcagcctcccttttaatcttattttgtagcttatagcactcagatttaatgtgccctttcttcttgcgaagttgcaagttttacctctgcttgaagatttcgatctacccttagatttaccacgaggattccgttctcgtgttctaccacgatcatcatcaacattcggttttgtctcccacgaacaatgagaccctctccctgagagttgggtttaaccacaagatgcttcatcttatcatacgaggttaaagaatcataaacctcatcaactgtgagagactcgcggctatataaaatcgtgtctctaaaggttgaataagacgggggcaacgaacaaagtagaatcaaccctagatcttccttatcatcttgaacctccatggcctccaagtttgagagaatttctttaaacacattaagtgttcatgtactgacgcaccttcctccaaacgatgagcataaagacgccgcttcatatgcaacttgcttgttagagttttcgacatacatatttgttctagcctcttccataatgcaatggcggttttctctttcatcacatcccgcaaaatttcgttggacaaatgcagatgtaattgtgttaatacctttcgatccttacgcttcttctcttcatctgttaatgtcgaaggcatcttatctatcctagcagggcatcctctagatccatctgcaagaagcgcttgcatcttaatttgccacaacgcaaatcggtgttgcgatccaacaatgaatttcatacttcaaagacgccattaccgtgatcgagatgaataaccctaagctcgataccaatttgtgaaaaataaaatagaataaaataaataaaataaagaacacataaattttacgtgaaaccctttcgaaaaaaaaaccagcagaggagaagaaaattcactatgtcgaaaaatttttactcaaatacaagaggaatagactatgtctatttataggcttgcaaagccatattctagtaggattgaaacaccttatcctaatcaatataaaatagatggagtttaataaggtttaaaaaccttattctaaaataaaataaaagaagtctagttctatatggattttacttttattttattttccatcgtattttatttaaataagaatttgggtcacttaattctaacaacatGTATTTTGACCTAATTAGGTCAgttaaaatcgagttgttacacttTTGCTGAATTTTATCATAGGCAATGCTATTTTGGAGAGTTCATTCCCAGATCTTTTGTAATAGCCAACTAAACCTAGGAAGCTTTGAACTTCTGCCACCTTTCTTGGCGATCCCTATTGCAAGATAGCTTCAGTTTTCTTGGGATCTACACAGACTCCCTCGGTTGAAATAACATGACCCAAAAAGACAAATTTcgataaccaaaattcacatttactaagctTCCTGAATAGTTGTTTTTCTCGCAACACTTGTAACATGATTTTCAGATGTTTATCATGCTCTTCCTCAGATTATGAGTATAttaggatgtcatcaataaaaaacacaaaaaattgatctaagtatggttgaaaatgtaattcatgagatccatgaacACTGTAGGAGCATTCGTCAGcctaaatggcatcactaggaattcATAGTGAGCATAttatatatgaaacattgttTTTGGAACCTCACTATCTTTCACTTTCAACTAGTAATATCCATATCTAAAATCAATGTTGGAGAATGCTGACACAACTTTCAACTAGTCAAACAAATTGCCGATACATGGCAACGGATATATGTTCTTAATCGTCAATTTATTCAACTGTTGATAATCAATACGGAGTCGCAataacccatctttctttttttacaAAAAGCATTAGATCTCCCCAAGACAATACACTAGGACATATAAAGCCTCGGTCCAGAAGATATTGCAATtgaattttcaattcttttagcTCTCTCAGTGCTATACAAGGAGTGATAGacttttaaatttttagttgCAAACTCAACCTCATGATTAAGAGGTAATcctggtaattcttctagaaacacatctgaaAACTCACATATTGTTCAGATCTTATTTAACTTGCATTCTTCTAAATTTGAGTTAATTACATAGGTCAGATACACCTTACAGCCTTGATTTAAAAGCTTATTAGCTCAAATCGATGAAATAATACGAGTGGAATCACTCGATTTCATGCCTTTATCCTTAATAATTTTGTATTCATGACTTTGAATCAAGAACTTCTGGTTAGAACAATCCAATATCACATTATGCTTAGTTAACCAGTCTATTCCTAAAATTACATCAAAATTGTCAAAAGGCATAATCAACAGGTCAACCGAAAATGACTTCTTCTTGATCTTTAACGAACAATGCTTACATACATGTTAACAAAAACAGATTGACCTAAGGGACTTGCAACAAAAATTACTACACTCGATAACTCAGATTTCATTTACACGAATTCATAAAGCTAGAGTTAACATATGAATGTGTAGGATCAAGGTCTTTTCAAGCATAAACATGTACCAGGCATAAAAAGAATATACATGCTACAATGTCGATAGCATCTCCTTCATCTCTAGATCGGACCACATAGGCTTGAACAGAAGCTCTAGCTTCAAAATGATGTTTCAACAAGTCAATCTCTTTTCTATGATTACCCCTCGTAACTGAACCTCCACAAGGAGTTCCTCAAACTCTAGATACAAGATCAAATGTCTGAGTAGGTGTAGATACATCACTAGTGTTTCTCAGGCAATCTCGTCTTTTTCTAGCATTAATTTCTATGTCATTTACCATAATGCTCACAGTTTGGAATATTTGTATCTCACATTGAACCCCTAGTGCTGGCAATAGATACAGATGGTTGTTTAACTTAACATTTAATAAAGTTGCTCTCCAAGATCTAACGTTACCTACGCACGAAACAAGCAAAACTGTACGCTGAGTAACATAATATATTAATGGTGCTAACATGAATTTAAACAAAAATCAAATAGAAGCAAGATACCAAACACAATTAATAGGTAATCCAATTATCTTCTCAATCTTGTTTGCATTTCTTGTCTCATGAGCTTAACATCATATTTGATGTCCTTTAACACAccacatatcaatattaatcccTTTTACCATTATATCTCAATTACATGTAAATTATAACATATCACAAGAACCATTCCATTTTCTCATTACAATCTCGAATCCATTGATTCATTCTACAACCAGATCGAACCTCAAGGCTCGTAATAACCAAATCATATGATCTTTCACATAACATCTTTTATTACTTTGACATTAATATAGATGATACACAATTCACGATTAACATTCCATATCAAGTGTCAGTCCTCCCTCTTGATTATAACATTCCTTGTTTGAGACTTAGTCTTCCCATCCACTAAATCCTCCCTCTTGATTTGTTCTTTTGTTTTCTATTGCTTCTTGCTTCATTTTCTAACTTGTTTTAGTTGTTTGATTCAAATCTATACAAGAACCATTCTTAACCCTCAAGAAAGCTTCAGAATTCAGATATTGAATTCTCCTCTCTTGTAAATTCATTCTTGGCCTTACCTTCATACGTTCTTGATTGTTTTCCATTGGTTTCAATTGATTCATTCACTAAACTCAAATATGGAAAATTTTAGGTCTATTCAAACATTCCTCATTAGCAAGAAATCTTAATCCTCTTCAAGATCCATCTATAATGACCAACCTGTAACACCCTTTAACCCcaaaccatcgccggaatagggttacgaggcattatcgaacatattggttaatttacaaacaattcatgaatAAACAACAAGCATATCAAACTTAAATCATTAAGTCTCTTTTATGAACCCTCGAGGCCTAAATCACGTATTATAAATGAATAAGGACTTATTCAAGTACTCTGAAATTTTTTTTTcgtaatataattactttttttgtttatttatttcggAATAGTTCCAGAAATCTCTACAACTACTGCAAATTGTTCtgggtaagttcgtacggttaaaatattaaatttcaatattatttatgAATGgcgattaatatttatgtatattaattgttgaaaataagtaaagtatgtacaaaagttacgaaattgaactgagtatttcggaggaacggaacgcaggaaatgagtacgatcgttcagtgaaaaagatgaattgacagATTCAAGATTTGTTATgaattctcgtgtttgctttccgcttagctcttacgagcttagTTAATTCATGAGTTTCGATTAACCCTTTTGGGTTTCGATTCACTCGATGAGCTTGATTAGCCTTCGTGCTTAGTTTAGCACTTGTGTGCTTGATTAGCCTTTAGTTTAACACttgtgtgcttcagttagccttcgggcatccgtttagcacttatgtgctttagctagacttcgggcttcagatcacgatgtactcaaatccatAAGTCATTCCTTgaatggacaagttggtaagtcgtaaTTGTAACGTGTgaaaaaagaaatgtaagtaatgttatcattattattattgagctcaattaagtaaatttttttttaaatgagatTATGACTTACAGGATGAAAGTAACTTACTTGAAATGTCCATAGGATTCGAATTTTGGAaaactaatatttggtaaaaaaaaagtaattatattacgAAAAAAAATTTCGGAGTACTTGAATAAGTCCCTATTCATTTATAATACGTGATTTAGGCCTCGAGGGTTCATAAAAGAgacttaatgatttaattttaatatgtttgttatttattcatgaattgtttgtaaattaaccaatatgttcggtaataccttgtaatcCTATTCCAACGATGATTTGGGATTAAAGGGTGTTAAACAACCAACCTTGGAAACTAAGTTTCCTTTTTCTTTTGGATCTCTTTCCTTGCTAATTTTGTTGCTTATTGCCAATTGTGCTAACTTCTTGGTTCTTCTCTTTGTTTCAAATTTCTTTGCTGCCAAGAAACATCTTTCCTTTCAAAAATCAATATTCCATTCTTTACAACTTGAAAATCTTAATCTTAGTTGCTGACAATACTAAATAAAGAAAATACTCGGGtaacaaattaaacattaaaGCTAAAATCAAGTACCAAATTGGGAAAATCATATTGaaaaaattcaagtaccaaagtgAAATTGAAGCAAAACTTAGGTATCAAATAGtatattaacccaacatactAAATCAAACATTTTCTTGAACTTGTTACATAATACTACAAAAAAGTCTTTTGCAGGATCTCAATGTAGGATACATAGCATATATAATACTTTCTTAGTTACATAAAAGAATTTGCTTGTCGTCTACCTTGGCTCCACTGAGTCCTTTTTGGGGAATCTTGCCTACCACCCATTTGTCTCGGTCCGTACAACTCTCTGGAGAAATATAATGATGGATTATAAGAATCAGCACTGCTCCTTGTGTCGTCCTCGCAAGAAAGTGTCATTAGTTTCTTATGAAAATATTGTAAATCATCATCAACCACATGTCTCCTCCGCACATTATCAGGAGAAAACCTGAATGTGTTCTTCTGTTTAGCTTTAATAGATTCGGTGGGATTCATGTAGCTTGGTTTTTGAGCATGATTATCTTCTAATGTGCCCGCAACGGGAGTGTTGCTAGACAACGTGGTCGGAGATGCGGATGAGGTTGATGTCGAGGTCTCGTCATAGACGGATTCGGAACTTGGGGCAGACAATGATCCCGAAGTTTGCATGGATGTAGGAGGTCTAGCAAGAATTCTGGTTGTGACATTGTTCCTTTTCACTTTGAGGGGCTCATGTTCATAAGAGCTGGAGTGGAAGCTGAAATTGTTATCTTCACTTTTCCGAGAAATTGTGTTCATCATCATCACCTTCTCTGCTGGTTCAGTACCCTCGTCCATTGCCCTGGTTTCCCAGGGCTTGGTTGCCATCCAACGATCAAGCCAATTCCAATCCGGACTATTCCTATCTAACCGTTGATGATTGTGAGAGTACGGCTGCTTATTCGCTCTCGCATTTGGACTGGCACATGATCTTGACTGCTGACAAAGGTATATATATATCGATCACGGATAAAAATCAGCCCTAGTTAACCTGAAGAAAAACTATGGTGTCCAAGCTACATTACCTGTTTTAAGACAGAGTATGCTATTGCTCTCTCCCTCTTGATTGCACCTTGTTGCCTCATTTGTTGTTTAGCTTTTAGTTCCTCTAAAGTTCCCAGACTGTCGCACCATCCTCGCTGAAAATAGTTTAAAAGATATAAACAAATGGTATCAGCTAGCATATTGTCATTATCATATAGGCACGAGTATAATTGTGTTTGGATTATGTATAACCACCTCAGCTTGTTTTGCTGGATCTTCATCCATTAGTTTGGGCATAGCTTGTCCTTCAGAAGATGTCACACATTGTGCTCTTACTCGAGCTTGGACTCTGACAAGAGCTTGCATACACCTTAATGTCACAGCAGCTTGCTTTCGGACTTGACGACCCCGGAATATAGCTTGAATCCTCACTACTGCTTTCAAGGCCCTTAAAGCTCGTCTTGCCTGCCAGCATTCATTACCTTGTGAAAAGGGAAGGCACTTAAaagaagatgaacaattttttacCAATTTGTACTTGTTATCCATGGCCAATTACTGAAAGGTTAATTCAATTCTTCATAAAAGACTGTTCACAACTCAATTTACAATAACGCGTGCTTTTGCAGAAAGAAATTTAGCAGTATCAAAATCAAATCAAGTTTCATTCATATCCCACAGGACAGACCTCCATTAAAGAAAATGCAAAACCACTCGGATCAGAGAaacgaaaaagaaaagagaagaaaatggTACTTCAATTCCTACAAAGGTTTATACTTAATTACCATTTTCTCTTACCATATATCTCTCCATGGGCTTGTAAATTACTAAATGGCAATTCATTGCAATTGACCCCATAACTTGGAACAAAAACAACATAATATGGAGCTTTTAGTCTTCCAAATGACAATTCATTGTTTATAGTGCAAGCAAAGTAAGAAGCTATACCAGCAAGGCTCGAAATGCGGTCTGGATTCGAATAGCGGCCCATTCCCGCTTGACAGCTCTGAAATCTTTGGGTGGAGCACGAGCAACAGTAGCCATAGCTGAAGCGAGCACATCATCCACCAACAAAGATGAATCAGAGGCCTCTGAAGCAGCCACGTGGCGCATCCTGGGAACCTTTGATGCGGTGGATCCCAACCCTTCGGATGAGCTCCTCCATAGCCTCCACTTCTTCTTCGTCTTATCTCCCACCTTCTCCTACAAACCCAATTAACAGAAAAATGAAACCATGAAAGcataaataaaaagaagaaagaaaaaagaggtAAACCTAGTGTGAAGTTACTTGATTAGTAGGATCTTGAAGTGGTTTGAAAGTTATGAGCGATTTAAACCATTTTCCTGAGGCACCCATTGTTTGGAAAAAGCTAGAATTTGCAGGAAAATTGCAAATGCTGGTGATTATGTTTAGCAGATGGGATGATTTGGGGCATAGGCACAGGCATAAGCGAGCATTTTATTGGGAaagattaaattttgaaattttgaaattcaaaaataaagGACTACATAATAAATTGACTTTAATAAATCTTAACGGATACATTGACTTTTAGCTTTTGGATTTGATCTGAAAGACCGCTCCTTCTTAACTTACGCAGCTTCCATGCCATTAATAATCCGCCAACTTCAAAATACATAAATTAGCCTCTACCTCTATTTGTTtcactaaaataattttaaaaagtaatttttaaaatatttagataaatctgtataaaaatattttataaaaattattttcaatgaaATAAAAACATATTTGATATTATGATAAGTAATGAATTGATTACAAAATAATGTTAatgtaaaattataataaataatgaatctTCGTgatgttaaggattaaattgtaaactttatgaaatttataattgaaataagagaagtgatatgcatgaaaatttttcatttgaaataagatattataatgaattattttattaaaatgcttatatggtgaaaaataaattatatggcaatagggactaaattgaaaaaatgtacAAAAGTTTAAGTGTGAAACAATTTAATATGTAAATAAAGAATTTATGGTAAAAGTTATGTTATGAGATGATGAAATATGCATAAAATATTGTAAAAGTAAAAAGTCGCTAAAATGCATTATCTTCTAATTTAAAGGTGGGAAGGGCTGTGAATAGttttagatattatataaaaaagaataaatattttTGAACTAGAGGAGTGCATGGGCTGGGctacccggcccggcccgaaggcccgcccgaaaaatgggagggttcggttgaaaatataggcccgaaatatgGTTTTGGGCAAAAAACGAGGCTCATTTAAAAAATGGGTCTGGCCTTGGGTAAAACTTTTTGGTCGAACCCGCCCTACCAATtatatactaaaaatatatatttttatttttaatcatatttatattttattttcaattttaatataacaacgttttattatattttcaatttgtgtattgttttaagaattgttttagtctcatttttatttatttattgttttaatattttttagggtaatctataaaatagtcacttttgtttgcctcaggttacattttagtcacttatgtttgaaacgttacgttttagtcactcatgttactattttgttacgaagtgatccctctaccgttaagttccgttatctctctaacggtaatcTTACGTGGCAATCCAACTAGATTTTAGATGCCAACTTGGATTTTCTAAATgagatgaaaatagatttttaattaaaaaatttaattaattaaagtttttaaacctaaaccttaactaaaaaatctgttcatctcctctttttaatttttcttcagtctcttctttttttcaatgGTTTTGTCTTTTTCATTTGAttggaaaaactattattaagatcaacatagttgaaatcaaattgactacttcataaagatggattcaatggagggtttaggtatgtcttctttgcattcctctatctcttttattcaatactgaaaaacaaaagattggattttttattgtttaatgaaaaccttaaattaaaattcttgatatgaatattaacaactaaaagaatttcatatCAGAAAAAAGGGATACCCACAAAGGGATTGTGAACAAACAAGCCGACTCAGATCAGAAAAAATTGGATTGAGAAACTAATTATTCAAGAACGTGAAGATTTGAAAAATACAATGATTAGAAACAAAAACGATTACCatcttcttacttgtcgacaaccaCTTCATTTTA contains these protein-coding regions:
- the LOC108458245 gene encoding protein IQ-DOMAIN 8-like isoform X3 yields the protein MRHVAASEASDSSLLVDDVLASAMATVARAPPKDFRAVKREWAAIRIQTAFRALLARRALRALKAVVRIQAIFRGRQVRKQAAVTLRCMQALVRVQARVRAQCVTSSEGQAMPKLMDEDPAKQAERGWCDSLGTLEELKAKQQMRQQGAIKRERAIAYSVLKQQSRSCASPNARANKQPYSHNHQRLDRNSPDWNWLDRWMATKPWETRAMDEGTEPAEKVMMMNTISRKSEDNNFSFHSSSYEHEPLKVKRNNVTTRILARPPTSMQTSGSLSAPSSESVYDETSTSTSSASPTTLSSNTPVAGTLEDNHAQKPSYMNPTESIKAKQKNTFRFSPDNVRRRHVVDDDLQYFHKKLMTLSCEDDTRSSADSYNPSLYFSRELYGPRQMGGRQDSPKRTQWSQGRRQANSFM
- the LOC108458245 gene encoding protein IQ-DOMAIN 8-like isoform X2, whose amino-acid sequence is MGASGKWFKSLITFKPLQDPTNQEKVGDKTKKKWRLWRSSSEGLGSTASKVPRMRHVAASEASDSSLLVDDVLASAMATVARAPPKDFRAVKREWAAIRIQTAFRALLARRALRALKAVVRIQAIFRGRQVRKQAAVTLRCMQALVRVQARVRAQCVTSSEGQAMPKLMDEDPAKQAERGWCDSLGTLEELKAKQQMRQQGAIKRERAIAYSVLKQSRSCASPNARANKQPYSHNHQRLDRNSPDWNWLDRWMATKPWETRAMDEGTEPAEKVMMMNTISRKSEDNNFSFHSSSYEHEPLKVKRNNVTTRILARPPTSMQTSGSLSAPSSESVYDETSTSTSSASPTTLSSNTPVAGTLEDNHAQKPSYMNPTESIKAKQKNTFRFSPDNVRRRHVVDDDLQYFHKKLMTLSCEDDTRSSADSYNPSLYFSRELYGPRQMGGRQDSPKRTQWSQGRRQANSFM
- the LOC108458245 gene encoding protein IQ-DOMAIN 8-like isoform X1 produces the protein MGASGKWFKSLITFKPLQDPTNQEKVGDKTKKKWRLWRSSSEGLGSTASKVPRMRHVAASEASDSSLLVDDVLASAMATVARAPPKDFRAVKREWAAIRIQTAFRALLARRALRALKAVVRIQAIFRGRQVRKQAAVTLRCMQALVRVQARVRAQCVTSSEGQAMPKLMDEDPAKQAERGWCDSLGTLEELKAKQQMRQQGAIKRERAIAYSVLKQQSRSCASPNARANKQPYSHNHQRLDRNSPDWNWLDRWMATKPWETRAMDEGTEPAEKVMMMNTISRKSEDNNFSFHSSSYEHEPLKVKRNNVTTRILARPPTSMQTSGSLSAPSSESVYDETSTSTSSASPTTLSSNTPVAGTLEDNHAQKPSYMNPTESIKAKQKNTFRFSPDNVRRRHVVDDDLQYFHKKLMTLSCEDDTRSSADSYNPSLYFSRELYGPRQMGGRQDSPKRTQWSQGRRQANSFM